A window of Drosophila subobscura isolate 14011-0131.10 chromosome E, UCBerk_Dsub_1.0, whole genome shotgun sequence contains these coding sequences:
- the LOC117890047 gene encoding UBX domain-containing protein 6, giving the protein MSKIKKFFSKKKEEAAAFKVKLMGNSMGEGHKLNTPKQEAPSSSSNSRGRKYEAYVPPKRNELSNEARAAAAAALARIDKKTSREFNTSLSSVKAQAKRELEAERRNKEEATATAEVSASTTSTSSGGDNRNLACEGVFFRCPMVSDEILPKKDWKVKIKEFLYQQLEEGDRGLTACLIIHNCNVKEKADDCIATLVRYLENLITNPTDEKFLKIRMSNKIFSEKVRYVEGALDVLYAAGFSEVQIDDEPFLLWTREQTEQDLDLPTLVDALKNSECIPLELDRNLKVLLPSQARRVTLPNDFYRLAPEEIKKEQQLRTEAIQQAQMLRTKAMREREEQRTLRMYRYALVRVKFPNGLFIQGTFNVYEKISDIFEFVQSCLADETLEFNLVATSEGKFGEEDMDKTLFDCKLIPNSLLLFCTEASSSDGSTGDVNYLKEELFMLVQSM; this is encoded by the exons ATGTCGAAGATCAAGAAGTTCTTTtcgaagaagaaggaggaggcagcggcGTTCAAA GTTAAACTTATGGGCAACTCGATGGGCGAGGGCCACAAATTGAACACCCCCAAGCAGGAGGCAccgtcgagcagcagcaactctaGGGGTCGTAAGTACGAGGCTTACGTTCCGCCCAAGCGCAACGAGCTGAGCAATGAAGCgcgcgctgcagcggcagccgcactCGCACGCATCGACAAGAAGACTTCGCGGGAGTTCAACACCTCGCTGTCGTCAGTTAAGGCTCAGGCCAAGCGAGAGCTCGAGGCGGAGCGTCGAAACAAGGAAGAGGCGACTGCCACCGCAGAGGTGTCTGCATCAACAACCAGCACCTCATCGGGTGGGGACAACAGGAACCTGGCCTGCGAAGGTGTCTTCTTCCGCTGCCCGATGGTCAGCGATGAGATTCTACCGAAGAAGGACTGGAAGGTGAAGATCAAGGAGTTCCTGTACCAGCAGTTGGAGGAGGGTGATCGCGGTCTAACCGCCTGCCTGATCATCCACAATTGCAATGTGAAGGAGAAGGCCGACGATTGTATCGCCACACTTGTTCGGTATCTGGAGAATCTAATCACGAACCCGACCGATGAAAAGTTCTTGAAAATTCGCATGTCCAACAAGATCTTCAGCGAGAAGGTGCGCTATGTGGAGGGTGCATTGGATGTTTTGTATGCCGCTGGCTTCAGCGAGGTCCAAATCGACGACGAGCCATTCCTCCTCTGGACCAGGGAACAGACTGAACAAGATCTAGACTTGCCCACCCTGGTCGACGCCCTGAAGAACTCCGAGTGCATTCCCCTGGAGCTAGACCGCAACCTAAAAGTGCTGTTGCCCTCGCAGGCACGGCGTGTGACTCTACCCAATGATTTCTATCGACTCGCCCCGGAGGAGATCAAGAAGGAACAGCAGCTGCGCACCGAAGCCATACAACAGGCCCAGATGTTGCGGACAAAGGCAATGCGGGAGCGCGAGGAGCAGCGCACTTTGCGCATGTACCGATACGCACTGGTTAGGGTCAAGTTTCCCAATGGCCTCTTCATACAA GGCACTTTCAATGTGTACGAGAAGATATCCGACATATTTGAATTTGTACAATCTTGCCTGGCGGACGAGACACTGGAATTTAATCTGGTGGCCACCAGCGAGGGAAAGTTCGGTGAAGAAGACATGGATAAGACCCTATTCGACTGCAA ACTCATTCCTaattctctgctgctgttctgcacCGAAGCATCCTCGTCCGACGGGAGTACCGGGGATGTCAACTACCTGAAGGAGGAGCTCTTTATGCTGGTTCAGTCCATGTAG
- the LOC117890048 gene encoding protein N-terminal asparagine amidohydrolase isoform X2: MVLVLNGVLQDDCPMDTNSLFLQHPVYRDYAQQLHSIQAKSVGPVGLLYVGQRELAASAPHDKNVNIIGADDATTCIIVVVRHSGSGAVALAHFDGSGVDEAVCTMVSRVQELALGYPEGRIELQLIGGYRDSKGYGEDVFYSIMQSFHNHHLEIDLTQACVGELNTMLRGEINCPIIYGVGVNIKTGEIFPASFPDRGPDRELRDARIFMGAQSVLDVYDSTLGMLRIGPFNYDPLRGADLWLSQTDEFLLQHLSSSPDVEPPHFAPQTRATIKFIQENQFPAVTVFRDNRPRYFRRDDATGCWALIQE; this comes from the exons ATGGTCCTAGTGCTGAATGGCGTGCTGCAGGATGATTGCCCGATGGACACCAACAGCCTGTTCCTGCAGCATCCCGTCTACAGAGATTATGCCCAGCAGTTGCACTCGATACAGGCCAAGTCCGTGGGTCCCGTGGGTCTGCTCTATGTCGGGCAGCGGGAGCTGGCCGCCTCTGCCCCGCACGACAAGAACGTCAACATCATTGGCGCCGACGATGCCACCACCTGTATTATTGTTGTCGTGAGGCACTCGG GATCTGGGGCCGTGGCTTTGGCCCACTTTGATGGAAGCGGTGTGGACGAGGCTGTCTGCACCATGGTCTCTCGGGTGCAGGAGCTGGCACTGGGCTATCCCGAAGGACGCATCGAGTTGCAGTTGATTGGTGGCTATCGAGACTCAAAGGGCTACGGCGAGGATGTCTTCTATAGCATTATGC AATCATTCCACAATCATCACCTCGAGATCGATTTGACGCAGGCCTGCGTGGGCGAGCTGAACACCATGCTGCGCGGCGAGATCAACTGCCCCATCATATATGGTGTGGGTGTGAACATCAAGACTGGTGAGATCTTTCCGGCCAGCTTCCCAGACCGAGGCCCCGACCGTGAGCTGCGCGATGCTCGCATCTTCATGGGTGCGCAGTCG GTTCTGGATGTGTACGACTCCACGCTGGGAATGCTGCGCATTGGGCCCTTCAACTATGATCCGCTGCGCGGCGCCGACTTGTGGCTATCGCAGACGGATGAgtttctgctgcagcatttgTCCTCCAGCCCCGATGTGGAGCCGCCACATTTTGCGCCCCAG ACGCGTGCCACCATCAAATTCATACAGGAGAACCAGTTTCCCGCTGTCACCGTCTTCAGGGACAATCGGCCGCGCTACTTTCGGCGCGATGATGCCACGGGGTGCTGGGCTCTG ATTCAAGAGTGA
- the LOC117890049 gene encoding uncharacterized protein LOC117890049, which produces MSINLYIQVLNTTLQTIATQVEVFAGVALKAAVNVRGELGSLTEDWHWQNSLIEFTDLQATLLKVLLVLLAGTCVLIAWSWSVYGQVITEKFVRPSTLKEIEELKLSVAKLKLPKEHSPRI; this is translated from the exons ATGAGTATCAACTTGTATATACAAGTGCTGAACACGACTCTGCAGACCATCGCAACCCAAGTGGAGGTATTCGCTGGCGTTGCTCTGAAAGCAGCCGTCAACGTTCGCGGGGAGCTGGGGAGTCTGACCGAGGATTGGCACTGGCAAAATAGCCTCATCGAGTTTACCGACCTGCAAGCCACGTTGCTGAAGGtactgctggtgctgctggcaggaACGTGTGTGCTTATCGCCTGGTCCTGGTCCGTGTACGGTCAAGTCATCACCGAGAAATTTGTCAGGCCAA GTACGCTTAAGGAAATCGAAGAGCTTAAATTATCTGTTGCCAAATTGAAGTTGCCCAAGGAGCACTCACCCCGCATATAG
- the LOC117890048 gene encoding protein N-terminal asparagine amidohydrolase isoform X1, with protein sequence MVLVLNGVLQDDCPMDTNSLFLQHPVYRDYAQQLHSIQAKSVGPVGLLYVGQRELAASAPHDKNVNIIGADDATTCIIVVVRHSGSGAVALAHFDGSGVDEAVCTMVSRVQELALGYPEGRIELQLIGGYRDSKGYGEDVFYSIMQSFHNHHLEIDLTQACVGELNTMLRGEINCPIIYGVGVNIKTGEIFPASFPDRGPDRELRDARIFMGAQSVLDVYDSTLGMLRIGPFNYDPLRGADLWLSQTDEFLLQHLSSSPDVEPPHFAPQTRATIKFIQENQFPAVTVFRDNRPRYFRRDDATGCWALVRY encoded by the exons ATGGTCCTAGTGCTGAATGGCGTGCTGCAGGATGATTGCCCGATGGACACCAACAGCCTGTTCCTGCAGCATCCCGTCTACAGAGATTATGCCCAGCAGTTGCACTCGATACAGGCCAAGTCCGTGGGTCCCGTGGGTCTGCTCTATGTCGGGCAGCGGGAGCTGGCCGCCTCTGCCCCGCACGACAAGAACGTCAACATCATTGGCGCCGACGATGCCACCACCTGTATTATTGTTGTCGTGAGGCACTCGG GATCTGGGGCCGTGGCTTTGGCCCACTTTGATGGAAGCGGTGTGGACGAGGCTGTCTGCACCATGGTCTCTCGGGTGCAGGAGCTGGCACTGGGCTATCCCGAAGGACGCATCGAGTTGCAGTTGATTGGTGGCTATCGAGACTCAAAGGGCTACGGCGAGGATGTCTTCTATAGCATTATGC AATCATTCCACAATCATCACCTCGAGATCGATTTGACGCAGGCCTGCGTGGGCGAGCTGAACACCATGCTGCGCGGCGAGATCAACTGCCCCATCATATATGGTGTGGGTGTGAACATCAAGACTGGTGAGATCTTTCCGGCCAGCTTCCCAGACCGAGGCCCCGACCGTGAGCTGCGCGATGCTCGCATCTTCATGGGTGCGCAGTCG GTTCTGGATGTGTACGACTCCACGCTGGGAATGCTGCGCATTGGGCCCTTCAACTATGATCCGCTGCGCGGCGCCGACTTGTGGCTATCGCAGACGGATGAgtttctgctgcagcatttgTCCTCCAGCCCCGATGTGGAGCCGCCACATTTTGCGCCCCAG ACGCGTGCCACCATCAAATTCATACAGGAGAACCAGTTTCCCGCTGTCACCGTCTTCAGGGACAATCGGCCGCGCTACTTTCGGCGCGATGATGCCACGGGGTGCTGGGCTCTGGTTAGATATTAA